The following coding sequences are from one Roseburia hominis A2-183 window:
- the eno gene encoding phosphopyruvate hydratase, translated as MALTMKITEVHAREILDSRGNPTVEVEVTAETETTGRKTTARESVPSGASTGRFEAVELRDGDREYFGLGTKKVVDHVNTKIREALLGMNVLDQALIDRRMVELDGTDNKGNLGANAILGVSLACAKTAAAALDMPLYRYIGGGNAKRLPVPMMNVINGGVHAKNSLDFQEFMILPISAKSYREALRMGAEVYHFLRQILNEEGYATAVGDEGGFAPDLADAGEVFRYLGKAVEKAGYTVGKDVVYAMDAAASELYNEETGMYHFPGENGICRDAKEMIALYEDLAKRFPLVSIEDGLQEDDWEGWQSLTGRLGDGMQLVGDDLFVTNPKRIKCGIKLNAGNAVLIKVNQIGTLTEALDAIEMAQCAGYHTVISHRSGETEDAFIADLAVAVNAGQIKTGAPCRAERTAKYNRLLRIEEELGETAQFSPAEPFGRA; from the coding sequence ATGGCACTTACTATGAAAATTACAGAGGTACACGCGCGGGAGATCCTGGATTCCCGCGGCAATCCGACCGTGGAGGTGGAGGTGACCGCCGAGACGGAGACAACGGGGAGAAAGACTACAGCGCGGGAGTCGGTTCCGTCGGGAGCGAGCACCGGAAGATTTGAGGCAGTGGAGCTTCGGGACGGCGACAGGGAGTATTTCGGACTGGGCACGAAGAAGGTGGTGGATCACGTCAATACAAAGATCCGGGAAGCGCTTCTTGGAATGAATGTTTTGGATCAGGCACTTATCGACCGCAGAATGGTCGAGCTGGACGGGACAGACAACAAGGGAAATCTTGGGGCGAATGCGATCTTAGGCGTGTCGCTCGCCTGCGCGAAGACGGCGGCAGCGGCACTCGATATGCCGCTTTACCGCTATATTGGCGGAGGCAACGCCAAGCGGCTGCCGGTTCCCATGATGAATGTCATAAACGGCGGAGTCCATGCGAAGAATTCACTGGATTTTCAGGAATTTATGATCCTGCCCATTAGCGCCAAAAGCTATCGGGAAGCGCTGCGCATGGGCGCGGAGGTATATCATTTCCTGCGCCAGATTTTAAACGAGGAGGGATATGCTACGGCGGTCGGCGATGAAGGCGGCTTTGCGCCGGATCTTGCGGATGCCGGTGAGGTGTTCCGGTATCTGGGAAAAGCGGTGGAAAAGGCGGGCTATACGGTCGGAAAAGATGTGGTCTACGCGATGGATGCTGCGGCGAGTGAATTATATAATGAAGAGACGGGAATGTACCATTTCCCGGGGGAGAATGGAATCTGCAGGGATGCAAAGGAGATGATCGCGCTCTACGAAGATCTGGCAAAGCGTTTTCCACTGGTGTCTATCGAGGACGGTCTGCAGGAAGACGACTGGGAGGGCTGGCAGAGTCTGACCGGACGTCTGGGAGATGGCATGCAGCTTGTCGGCGATGATCTGTTTGTCACAAATCCCAAGCGGATCAAGTGCGGCATCAAATTAAATGCGGGAAATGCGGTGCTGATAAAGGTGAATCAGATCGGCACGCTGACGGAAGCGCTGGATGCCATCGAGATGGCGCAGTGTGCCGGTTATCACACGGTGATCTCCCACCGTTCCGGGGAGACGGAGGATGCGTTTATCGCGGATCTTGCGGTCGCGGTGAATGCGGGGCAGATCAAAACCGGTGCGCCGTGCAGGGCGGAGCGCACCGCAAAGTATAACCGGCTTCTGCGGATTGAGGAGGAGCTTGGCGAGACGGCGCAGTTTTCTCCGGCGGAGCCTTTCGGGAGAGCGTAA
- a CDS encoding DJ-1/PfpI family protein translates to MKKTAVLLYDSFCNFEISPALEILALAEKPITIFGISKQAIRSEDGLSVIPDATIDNFDLDAYDSLILPGAMDIREAIENKKIIDFIKKFDGKTIGAISIAPLLLVRAGLLNGKPFMAGVNKEEIFEEGFSESDLAEMVSWDDNINKPIKDGYIITGNIITSISYNFVKWALAFGKMVGIDIPAKTFGIQ, encoded by the coding sequence ATGAAAAAAACTGCCGTATTATTATATGATTCATTTTGTAATTTTGAAATCAGTCCTGCGCTTGAGATATTGGCACTCGCTGAAAAACCAATTACAATTTTTGGGATTTCAAAACAGGCAATCAGAAGTGAAGATGGATTATCAGTAATTCCCGATGCTACTATTGATAATTTTGATTTGGATGCGTATGACAGCTTGATATTGCCTGGTGCAATGGATATCAGAGAGGCTATTGAAAACAAAAAAATAATAGATTTCATCAAAAAGTTTGACGGAAAAACAATAGGAGCTATTTCAATTGCACCTCTGTTACTTGTCAGAGCCGGATTACTTAATGGAAAACCGTTCATGGCTGGTGTCAATAAAGAAGAGATTTTTGAAGAAGGATTTTCCGAAAGTGATTTAGCAGAAATGGTGAGCTGGGATGACAATATAAACAAGCCCATTAAGGATGGATATATTATAACTGGCAATATAATCACATCAATATCATACAATTTTGTCAAATGGGCATTGGCTTTCGGAAAAATGGTAGGAATTGATATTCCTGCAAAAACGTTTGGTATTCAATAG
- a CDS encoding response regulator transcription factor — MDKIRILVVDDESRMRKLVRDFLVREGYEVLEAGDGEEALDLFYREKDIALIILDVMMPKRNGFEVCREIRETSKVPIIMLTAKGEESDELNGFELGVDEYISKPFSPKILVARVGAILRRSGKTQDEEAAVSMGGIVLDKAAHMVTVDGERIDLSYKEFELLAYFMENAGIALSREKILNSVWNYDYFGDARTIDTHVKKLRAKMGDKGKYITTVWGMGYKFEVTEE; from the coding sequence ATGGATAAGATCAGAATTCTGGTGGTGGATGATGAGAGCAGAATGCGCAAGCTGGTGCGGGATTTCCTTGTGAGAGAGGGATACGAGGTGCTTGAGGCGGGAGACGGCGAGGAAGCCCTCGATTTATTTTACCGGGAAAAAGACATAGCGCTGATTATTTTAGACGTCATGATGCCCAAGCGCAACGGATTTGAAGTGTGCCGGGAGATCCGGGAGACATCGAAAGTTCCGATTATTATGCTGACGGCGAAGGGCGAGGAGAGCGACGAGCTGAACGGATTTGAACTCGGTGTGGACGAATATATTTCCAAACCTTTTTCTCCGAAGATACTGGTTGCGCGTGTCGGAGCCATTCTGCGCCGGAGCGGAAAGACGCAGGATGAAGAAGCGGCGGTCTCCATGGGAGGAATCGTTCTGGACAAGGCAGCCCACATGGTGACGGTTGACGGAGAGCGGATCGATTTAAGCTACAAGGAGTTTGAACTGCTGGCATACTTTATGGAAAATGCGGGGATTGCGCTCTCACGCGAGAAGATATTGAACAGCGTCTGGAATTACGATTACTTTGGCGATGCGAGAACGATTGATACGCATGTCAAGAAGCTGCGTGCCAAGATGGGAGATAAGGGAAAATATATCACGACGGTCTGGGGCATGGGCTACAAATTTGAAGTGACGGAAGAATAA
- a CDS encoding sensor histidine kinase, with protein sequence MKGLFDKKRQGRGRHPKEGGLTREIAGIIIGLVAGTVALCWVLNTVFLERYYVMNKENVLLSGFTTIDAASEDGSLDDSSFDVTFDNLCANGNITVMVISPDRTIVRSSVNDTQRMLIEFTDIIFGGTQNETTVLAQAEDYVIQRRTDTRLDAEYLVLYGTLSNGNLVLMRSALESIRESAKTSNQFLLYVGILAIAVSTVVSVFISKRITDPILELTEISKHMTQLEFEVCYTPKGKRRNEIDELGTHMNEMSQALEHTISELKSANNQLLLDIEKKTQIDRQRKEFLSNVSHELKTPLALIQGYAEGLKECINDDAQSRDFYCEVIMDEADKMNQMVKKLLTLNQLESGNETITMERFDVTELIRGVLHSVDILIGQSGITVTECPAEPIYVWADEFMTEEVVTNYLSNAIHYAGGKKEISIRCREQEKNVRISVFNTGDPIPEEDIDKIWSKFYKVDKARTREYGGSGIGLSIVKAIMDSFHQQCGVINHEDGVEFWFELEKGKQS encoded by the coding sequence ATGAAGGGACTTTTTGATAAAAAGAGACAGGGGCGCGGCAGACATCCGAAAGAGGGCGGACTGACCAGGGAAATCGCCGGAATTATCATCGGTCTGGTGGCGGGAACCGTGGCGCTCTGCTGGGTGCTTAACACGGTATTTCTGGAGCGCTACTATGTGATGAACAAAGAAAATGTACTGCTGTCCGGATTTACTACGATTGACGCGGCAAGCGAGGATGGAAGCCTTGACGACAGCTCGTTTGATGTGACATTTGACAATCTCTGCGCAAACGGCAATATCACGGTCATGGTGATCAGCCCGGACCGCACGATTGTCAGATCCTCCGTGAACGATACACAGCGTATGTTAATCGAGTTTACGGACATTATTTTCGGTGGTACGCAGAATGAGACCACGGTGCTGGCGCAGGCGGAGGACTATGTGATCCAGAGAAGAACGGACACCAGGCTGGATGCGGAATATCTGGTACTGTACGGAACCCTCTCAAACGGCAATCTGGTGCTGATGCGGTCGGCGTTAGAGAGCATAAGGGAGAGCGCCAAGACGTCGAACCAGTTCCTGCTGTACGTCGGGATCCTGGCGATTGCGGTGAGCACGGTTGTGTCGGTCTTCATCTCTAAGAGAATCACCGATCCGATCCTGGAACTGACCGAGATTTCCAAGCATATGACCCAGCTGGAATTTGAGGTCTGCTATACGCCGAAAGGAAAGCGGCGCAATGAGATCGATGAACTCGGCACGCACATGAACGAGATGTCGCAGGCGCTCGAGCATACGATCTCGGAATTGAAAAGCGCAAACAACCAGCTCCTTTTAGACATTGAGAAAAAGACGCAGATAGACCGCCAGCGCAAGGAATTTCTCTCGAATGTATCGCATGAATTAAAGACGCCGCTTGCCCTGATCCAGGGATATGCGGAGGGCTTGAAGGAATGTATCAACGATGACGCACAGAGCCGGGATTTTTACTGTGAGGTCATCATGGACGAGGCGGATAAGATGAATCAGATGGTGAAAAAGCTTCTGACATTAAACCAGCTGGAATCCGGAAACGAGACGATCACGATGGAGCGCTTCGACGTAACAGAGCTCATCCGGGGCGTGCTGCACTCGGTGGATATCCTCATCGGGCAGAGCGGCATTACGGTGACGGAATGTCCCGCAGAGCCCATTTATGTGTGGGCGGATGAATTTATGACGGAGGAGGTCGTGACGAACTACCTGAGCAATGCCATTCATTATGCGGGAGGAAAAAAGGAGATTTCCATCCGCTGCAGGGAGCAGGAGAAGAACGTCCGCATCAGCGTCTTCAATACCGGAGACCCGATTCCGGAGGAGGATATCGACAAAATCTGGTCCAAGTTCTACAAAGTCGATAAGGCACGCACGAGAGAGTACGGCGGCAGCGGAATCGGTCTTTCCATTGTGAAGGCGATCATGGACTCGTTCCATCAGCAGTGTGGCGTGATCAACCATGAGGATGGCGTGGAATTCTGGTTTGAACTGGAAAAAGGAAAACAGTCATGA
- a CDS encoding helix-turn-helix domain-containing protein, with translation MLETRKGGRPSRRPDKETLQHLSDMLTIEQIAQLYCVDRSTVCNWKKYYRLPPKIGRPTKRPSARKLRNLCKTCSYMEIGGRLGVSPSTVASWVYFYRQKNEKKGV, from the coding sequence ATGCTTGAAACAAGAAAAGGTGGACGACCGTCAAGACGACCTGATAAAGAAACGCTCCAGCATTTATCAGACATGCTGACAATAGAGCAGATTGCTCAGCTCTATTGTGTTGACCGTTCTACTGTTTGTAACTGGAAGAAATATTATAGACTGCCACCAAAGATTGGACGCCCAACAAAGCGTCCGTCAGCACGCAAATTAAGAAATCTGTGCAAAACATGTTCTTACATGGAAATTGGTGGGCGTTTAGGTGTTTCACCTAGCACAGTTGCATCATGGGTATATTTCTACCGCCAGAAGAATGAGAAGAAAGGTGTGTGA
- the secG gene encoding preprotein translocase subunit SecG yields MAILKTILTVVFILICLALTVIILLQEGKSAGLGAIAGAADTYWGRNKGRSMEGRLVTGTKILVALFIIIAAVLNLGIF; encoded by the coding sequence TTGGCAATTTTAAAGACGATTTTAACCGTTGTTTTCATACTGATTTGTTTGGCGTTGACAGTCATTATCTTATTACAGGAAGGAAAGTCCGCAGGACTCGGAGCGATCGCCGGAGCGGCAGATACGTATTGGGGAAGAAACAAGGGACGTTCCATGGAAGGCCGGCTGGTGACGGGAACCAAGATTCTGGTTGCGCTGTTCATCATCATTGCCGCTGTATTGAATCTGGGAATCTTTTAG
- the smpB gene encoding SsrA-binding protein SmpB, whose translation MAKTEKKLIANNKKAYHDYFLEERFEAGIELHGTEVKSMRMGKCSIKEAFVRIENGEVIVYGMHVSPYEKGNIFNKDPLRPKKLLMHKSEIRKLTGKLAEQGYTLVPVEVYLKGSLVKVEIALAKGKKLYDKRQDIAKKDMRREAERDFKVKNLY comes from the coding sequence ATGGCAAAGACCGAGAAGAAGTTAATCGCGAATAACAAAAAAGCCTACCATGACTATTTCCTGGAGGAGCGGTTTGAGGCGGGCATTGAACTGCACGGGACGGAAGTGAAGTCCATGCGCATGGGCAAGTGTTCGATCAAGGAAGCGTTTGTGCGCATCGAGAACGGTGAGGTCATCGTCTACGGCATGCACGTCAGCCCTTATGAGAAGGGCAACATTTTCAACAAAGATCCGCTCCGCCCCAAGAAGCTTCTGATGCACAAGTCAGAGATCCGGAAGCTGACGGGAAAGCTTGCAGAGCAGGGCTACACGCTGGTTCCGGTGGAGGTATATCTGAAGGGAAGCCTCGTGAAGGTGGAGATTGCACTTGCCAAAGGTAAGAAGCTCTACGACAAGCGGCAGGACATTGCGAAGAAAGACATGCGCCGCGAGGCAGAGCGTGATTTCAAGGTAAAGAATCTGTATTAG
- a CDS encoding recombinase family protein, with product MLFLKKYKYNDNNLAICYYRFSSHAQNEASIDQQREQAKFFAQTHDLKIIKEYSDEAISGTTDNRPGFQQMLSEVAKLKPSTLIVWKVDRLGRDRTNIAIAKDTLRRAGCRVKYVAETVANEDTPESQFTEAMLESMAEFYSAQLRVNVMRGMRYNAEHALYNGHKTLGYAVDGEKHYVIDEETAPVVRRIFEQYASGVPMQQIMNELNDAGIKTTRGNEFTINSLRHILHNRAYIGEYHYNDIVIPDGMPSIIPCELFKTAQERFELNRRIKCHKSSTMAKNVSESRFWLTGKLYCGKCGESMHGLSGTSKTGATHYYYACNNHRKHKCTLKNIPQHQMELNVISILKTFLNDSENLASLAVDIANYHKSRNDNSAFIASLEEMLKQNEKQITNIVNAIANGAMSSALTDKLQQLEIEKGSLTDAIEVEQAKARLIVDEHSVKEYFKQYANANLDDAEIRDSVLNYFVDKIYVYDDKITVTGCFSGEPTEIPFTEFSEFDCETVSSILKSAMQGAFFMGKCGIFTSP from the coding sequence GTGCTTTTTTTGAAAAAATATAAATATAATGACAATAACCTTGCAATCTGTTACTATCGCTTTTCATCACATGCTCAAAATGAAGCGTCCATAGACCAACAACGAGAACAGGCAAAATTTTTTGCACAAACGCATGACTTAAAAATCATAAAGGAATATAGTGATGAAGCAATCTCAGGAACGACAGATAACCGCCCTGGATTTCAACAGATGCTCTCAGAAGTTGCAAAGCTGAAACCTAGCACGCTTATAGTTTGGAAAGTTGATAGATTAGGGCGAGACAGAACTAATATCGCGATTGCTAAAGATACTTTGCGAAGAGCAGGTTGTCGTGTCAAGTATGTTGCGGAAACAGTGGCAAACGAGGACACACCGGAATCACAGTTTACTGAGGCGATGTTAGAGTCGATGGCTGAATTTTATTCTGCACAACTTAGGGTTAATGTCATGCGAGGTATGAGGTATAATGCTGAACATGCGCTGTATAATGGTCACAAGACACTGGGATATGCTGTTGACGGTGAAAAGCATTATGTTATAGACGAGGAAACAGCACCAGTTGTCCGGCGTATCTTTGAACAATATGCATCAGGTGTGCCAATGCAACAGATTATGAATGAATTAAATGATGCAGGAATCAAGACAACACGTGGAAATGAATTTACTATTAACAGTTTACGTCATATCCTGCATAACAGGGCTTATATAGGCGAGTATCATTATAATGACATAGTCATACCTGATGGTATGCCCTCTATTATCCCCTGTGAGCTGTTTAAAACGGCACAGGAACGCTTTGAACTGAATAGACGGATAAAGTGCCACAAAAGCAGTACAATGGCTAAAAACGTCTCTGAGAGCCGTTTCTGGCTGACAGGAAAACTATACTGTGGAAAATGTGGGGAAAGCATGCATGGGCTATCAGGAACGTCTAAAACAGGTGCTACGCATTATTATTACGCATGCAATAATCACAGAAAACACAAGTGTACCCTAAAAAACATACCGCAACATCAAATGGAGCTTAATGTTATATCAATTTTGAAAACATTTTTGAATGATAGTGAGAATCTTGCATCGTTGGCTGTAGACATAGCAAATTACCACAAGAGCCGGAATGATAATTCTGCTTTTATTGCCAGTCTGGAAGAGATGCTTAAACAGAATGAAAAGCAGATAACTAATATTGTGAATGCTATTGCTAATGGCGCAATGTCTTCTGCGCTTACTGATAAACTCCAACAGTTAGAGATAGAAAAAGGTTCTTTGACGGATGCAATCGAAGTGGAACAGGCAAAGGCAAGACTAATTGTAGATGAACATTCTGTAAAAGAGTATTTTAAGCAGTACGCTAATGCAAACTTAGATGATGCAGAAATAAGAGATTCTGTATTGAATTATTTTGTTGATAAGATTTATGTCTATGATGATAAAATTACAGTTACAGGCTGTTTTAGTGGGGAACCGACGGAAATACCGTTTACAGAGTTTTCAGAGTTCGACTGCGAAACAGTCAGCTCCATCTTAAAAAGCGCCATGCAGGGCGCTTTTTTTATGGGAAAATGCGGAATCTTTACATCTCCCTGA
- a CDS encoding plasmid recombination protein codes for MGFQCCPQIMGLQRQGHVTKSNKRGAGKFICAEMGADRISSSEIIRHEDSKHNTYTNYIDGENFSSGFKLWDYIEKQGDTIEVKCTDKRTGQEVIRYRKSKADAVLGYAYVIKPPAEVTEQWTDEQKAKFYEDSFDAMCEIMPEVFSHENRLFTAIHVDEGFSLADEHLHGAGIPRNADGKYTGNLIDAKHLSLMQQEFPKHMRDKGWDIEDNDVTDWQKYNTDKQYRDERKVYLEQKKKDGKGGLTPNQYRKFLAQKKIK; via the coding sequence ATGGGCTTTCAATGCTGTCCGCAAATAATGGGACTACAACGACAGGGGCATGTTACAAAATCAAACAAGCGAGGTGCTGGAAAATTTATATGTGCTGAGATGGGAGCGGATAGGATTTCATCGAGTGAAATAATCAGACATGAAGATTCAAAACACAACACATATACAAATTATATTGATGGCGAAAACTTTTCCAGCGGTTTCAAACTCTGGGACTATATCGAGAAACAGGGAGATACTATTGAAGTTAAGTGTACAGACAAAAGAACGGGTCAGGAAGTTATAAGATATAGAAAATCAAAGGCTGACGCTGTGCTTGGTTATGCCTATGTTATTAAGCCGCCGGCTGAGGTAACAGAGCAATGGACGGACGAGCAGAAAGCGAAGTTCTATGAAGATAGTTTTGATGCTATGTGTGAGATAATGCCAGAAGTATTTTCACATGAGAATAGGCTGTTCACTGCGATACATGTTGATGAGGGATTCTCCCTTGCGGATGAGCATTTACATGGTGCAGGAATACCACGAAATGCTGATGGCAAGTATACAGGCAATTTGATTGATGCCAAGCATCTATCTTTGATGCAACAGGAATTCCCGAAACACATGCGTGATAAGGGGTGGGATATTGAAGATAATGATGTGACCGACTGGCAAAAGTATAATACTGATAAACAATATCGTGATGAGCGAAAGGTTTATCTTGAACAGAAAAAGAAAGATGGAAAAGGTGGATTGACACCGAATCAGTACCGCAAGTTTTTGGCGCAAAAAAAAATTAAATGA
- the rnr gene encoding ribonuclease R, with protein sequence MREELLQERKKAIYGLICDELYVPMKAKEIAAVLNVPKSDRRDLAEVLDALVAEGKVEVSSKGKYMKSEGKFLTGVFTAHPRGFGFVTVEEEDEDIFIPESQVNGAFHGDTVQVALTRAEGHGRRREGQITKILTRGVSRIVCTYEKSKTFGFAVPDNPRFGQDIFIPQERSKGAVSGHKVVVELTDFGGNGKKPEGKVVEILGHVNDPGTDILSIVRGYDLPTEFSEKIMNQVERVAGEVSTADMAGRMDLRDWQTVTIDGEDAKDLDDAITLTKEGDVYRLGVHIADVTNYVQERSALDVEALKRGTSVYLVDRVIPMLPHALSNGICSLNAGENRLALSCIMTVDAKGNVIDHVIAETVIKVDRRMSYTSVKKILEDHDEAEIREYEELVPMFERMRDLAAILRKKRMKRGSIDFDFPETKIILDAQGRPVEIKPYERNVATKIIEDFMLLANETVAQDYFWQELPFVYRTHDNPDTEKIHKLATFINNFGYSIHIGQDEVHPKELQKLLLRIDGTPEEALISRLTLRSMKQAKYSTVNTGHFGLATSYYCHFTSPIRRYPDLQIHRIIKDNLRGRMNAKRIEHYEKILPEVAKHSSEMERRADEAERECDKLKKVQYMSGHLGEEFWGVISGVTEWGFYVELPNTVEGLVHVTTLTDDYFHYSESTYELIGETTAKRYKLGQKVKIVVAATDSFMRTIDFRVVTGTEDEENEKLNQKFIAE encoded by the coding sequence ATGAGAGAAGAACTTTTACAGGAACGAAAAAAAGCAATTTACGGACTGATCTGCGATGAGCTTTATGTGCCGATGAAGGCGAAGGAGATCGCGGCAGTATTAAATGTGCCAAAGAGTGACAGAAGAGACCTCGCGGAAGTGCTGGATGCACTTGTGGCGGAGGGAAAAGTGGAAGTGTCATCGAAAGGCAAGTACATGAAGTCGGAAGGAAAATTCCTGACAGGCGTTTTTACCGCGCATCCGAGAGGATTTGGCTTTGTGACGGTCGAGGAGGAGGATGAGGATATTTTTATTCCGGAATCCCAGGTAAACGGTGCTTTTCACGGCGATACCGTGCAGGTGGCGCTGACACGCGCCGAGGGGCACGGACGGCGCAGAGAGGGGCAGATCACAAAGATTTTGACCCGCGGGGTCAGCCGGATCGTCTGTACCTATGAAAAAAGCAAGACATTCGGGTTCGCAGTGCCGGATAATCCGAGATTTGGACAGGATATTTTTATCCCGCAGGAGCGCTCGAAAGGTGCGGTGAGCGGACATAAGGTCGTGGTGGAACTGACGGATTTCGGCGGCAATGGAAAAAAGCCGGAGGGAAAGGTCGTAGAGATTCTGGGACATGTGAACGACCCGGGGACGGATATTCTCTCGATCGTGCGAGGTTACGATCTGCCGACCGAGTTCTCGGAGAAGATCATGAATCAGGTGGAGCGCGTGGCAGGTGAGGTCAGCACGGCCGATATGGCAGGCCGCATGGATCTGCGGGACTGGCAGACAGTGACGATCGACGGAGAGGATGCCAAGGATTTGGACGATGCCATCACCCTGACGAAGGAGGGGGATGTCTACCGCCTGGGCGTTCATATTGCGGATGTCACGAATTATGTGCAGGAGCGCAGCGCCCTTGACGTGGAGGCTCTAAAGCGCGGCACATCGGTCTATCTTGTCGATCGTGTGATTCCGATGCTTCCGCATGCGCTTTCCAACGGCATCTGTTCGCTGAACGCCGGGGAGAACCGGTTGGCATTAAGCTGTATCATGACCGTGGATGCGAAGGGAAATGTGATCGATCACGTGATTGCGGAGACAGTCATTAAGGTCGACCGCCGCATGAGTTACACCAGTGTCAAAAAGATCCTGGAGGATCACGATGAGGCGGAGATCCGTGAGTATGAGGAGCTTGTGCCAATGTTTGAGAGGATGCGGGATCTGGCGGCGATTCTCCGCAAAAAACGGATGAAGCGCGGATCGATTGATTTTGATTTCCCGGAGACGAAGATCATTCTGGACGCGCAGGGACGCCCTGTGGAGATCAAGCCGTACGAGCGCAATGTTGCAACCAAGATTATCGAAGATTTTATGCTGCTTGCCAACGAGACGGTGGCACAGGACTATTTCTGGCAGGAACTGCCGTTTGTGTACCGTACCCACGACAACCCGGATACGGAGAAGATCCACAAGCTGGCAACGTTTATCAATAATTTTGGCTATTCGATTCATATCGGGCAGGATGAAGTACACCCGAAGGAACTCCAGAAGCTGCTGCTTCGGATTGACGGGACGCCGGAGGAGGCGTTAATCAGCCGGCTGACACTCCGCTCGATGAAGCAGGCAAAGTACAGCACCGTAAACACCGGGCATTTCGGACTGGCAACTTCCTATTACTGCCATTTCACCTCGCCGATCCGCCGTTATCCGGATCTGCAGATTCATCGGATCATCAAAGACAATCTGCGCGGAAGAATGAATGCGAAGCGCATCGAGCATTATGAGAAGATTCTGCCGGAGGTGGCAAAGCATTCCAGCGAGATGGAGCGCCGGGCGGATGAGGCAGAGCGCGAATGTGACAAGTTAAAGAAAGTACAGTACATGTCCGGACATCTGGGGGAAGAGTTCTGGGGTGTCATTTCGGGCGTGACCGAGTGGGGCTTCTATGTCGAACTGCCGAATACCGTGGAGGGACTTGTGCATGTGACGACGCTGACAGACGACTATTTCCACTACAGCGAGAGCACCTATGAGCTGATCGGGGAGACCACCGCAAAGCGCTACAAGCTTGGTCAGAAGGTAAAGATTGTCGTGGCAGCGACAGATTCGTTTATGCGAACGATCGACTTTCGTGTCGTTACCGGAACAGAAGACGAAGAAAATGAAAAATTAAACCAGAAGTTTATTGCAGAATAA